ACCTTGATGAGCTCTGGTCACAGGtggtttggctcagaaatgaGAATCACCAGCTAATAGATAAATTGAACCACGTCTCTGAAAGTCACGACAGGGTTCTTGAAGAAAATGCTCAACTCAAAGAAGAAACCTCTGAACTACGGCAAATGCTTAGCGACATGCAATTGAGTAGCCCTTTTGCCTCTTTCAGGGACCTGGAAGACATCCCCTGAAGCCGCACAAGTTTTCTACAGACCTGGTGGGAGAGACCATTATTTACCTTATCCTTAATTTTGTTTATGTTTGTGTGATCTGTCGTTGGCTTCTGACCTGAGCTTCATGTGCCTGAGATTGAATTAGAGTGAAATAACATGTTTTGAACATATATTTAGAACTTATGATCTTAATTAGCAAGCTTCATATTAGAACAAATTTAGGTCTATTTCCACATAAACGCAATTGGGTGGAAGATTTAGAGTTGGCGTGACCCAGATGAAAAAAAGGTGATGGATAATGTTGGTTTGCAATATAAAATTGCTATatcaagaaataaaaataaaaagaatatccACTAATTCgagttattttaattattattacatataattatttaaattttttaatattaaaaattaaatatattaactaaatttgaaaagaaaattctTAAAATCAATTCTCGActattagaaattttttttttttaaaattatttcataatCAATGGATATATATAGCCACTGCCATGTGCATGAATCATGCGTCAACTTTTTACCTTCTACTTTATAAATGAGAGACTTTTGtgcttcattttttttattcggATTTTGTGgcttaaattataaattcattattaatttatcaaatcGTGAGTACCAAACTTAAAAAGGAGATGAGTGGAGGattgtgatttttttaaaattttaatttttaaataagagtaaattaaatttattataattattaattataacgaGTATGAGTATGAGGAATGAGGACTGAAGAAACAAACTATTTTATACACTCCACCTCTCAAGATTTGGCAGTACATAAGGAAAGTTGCACAGCTGATTTTTCATTGGCATTCCAACACTTGCTGTTAtatgtattatatatttttaattatttattaaatttaaatctagAGTGCTTTGGATAGTTCTTAAAAATTGTAAATAATATTCTAATATTTTGTGCTGGACACAAAAAGTTAAGTTTTGTGCACAATTTGCTTGATGATTTGTccctttctttaattttttggaatttattatttaatttttaaatatttttattattaatagctgtgtttttaaaaatttattaaaatattttttttattaatgaaataattttttttattctctattctgttataaataaataaaaaataagtaaaaaattttttaaaatttaattttacttttaaataaaatttttatttagtattattataattaataagtcagttcttgtatttttaaaaatttattaattttttttttaattttattaaaatattttttttctttatcaaaataaaaagaggagtttagaaaaaaaaagaaaaaagagaaaaagaaaaggaggaaGGGTCTAGAAGAGACGCTCAAGAAAGAGTTCAGAAGAAGagtaatttagtattttattatatttttaataataaaaaaataaaaaaattattttattataaaaaatattttaataaatttttaaaaatataaaaattaacttattaataataataataatattttgagaataaataataaatctcccataattttattatctcaatATATGCTGCACATTGCACTAATTCACTCCATACACAATTGAGTATTTAGAAGAAAATAACAGGAGCAGATAAGAAATTACATGAATTTAATAAATCTAGTAAttgaaaaaaatgatttttttttaaacatgaAATATTTGCGTTTAAAGTCTTAGGCAAAGAAATATGAGCAAGGCTCGCTTCAACTCAGAAAGCAAACTAACTAGGCCAAGTAAAGAAAAATCAATCCACTCCCAAAAAGCTTAGGAAATCCAAGGGATCCCAAAGCATTCTGGAACAGTCTGGTCACCGCTAACGTCCCACTGCAAGCAGCCAAACTTCACACAACGATAAGGGCAGGGCTTCGTTCTGGTAAGTACCCACACAAGCAAAACCACGTATAGTCAAGCAAATCTCTACCAAAGAAGCACAAAACTCTACACGACCATACCAAGAAGAGCCGCCAAGGTTGGAAGAGTGAAgtcaattaatatatttagataatttaaataatatttatgtagtaaactatatattaattatgacatcacaaaattataaagaaaagaAGGGGACTACAAAATCAAAATAGGTCGTAAGATGGACTAATTCTAATGTTAGGACCAAATCCATATAGCCAATTGTCTAAAAACTTTCCCATTCTCAGAATTAAATAATAGCACCGACGCGGAAATCGTTCCATTTTAGATCTGTACATCTCGCTTCAGCCTTGTTTAGCTTCAGCTCTCGCTTTGCTTCAATAGGAAAAAGATCGATCCACTTGTTCACACTCGCAGATTAAGTTTCTACATCCAAGAAGAGAAGACACCCAGATCTTCAAAATTGGAATGGCGGTCGCCGTCCGAGGTAGCCGAGGAGGAGGATCCGCCGGATTCAATGCGGGGCTTCGCAGCTTATTCTCTTATCGGATTTTGGTCTCCGCCATGTTCACTCTTCTCTTCCTCGCTACTCTCTCTGTCCTCCTCACCACCCATCGTCCTACCTCTCCATACTACTCTGTAAGTGAACACTACTTAATTTTCCTCTAGCAAATGTTCGCTTTATAGAAATTTAATTGTAACTGCAACTTCAGTATGGTTttgaaattattgatttttttttatttttgttgtttttgggggtttGGGTTTTAACAGTCACTGCCGAGTAGCGGTAATGCTTATGTGCAGCGGACGTTTTTGGCATTAAACTCTGATCCGTTGAAAACCCGATTAGATTTGATATACAAACAAGCTAGTGACCATATGACCCTAGTGAATGCTTACGCCGCATATGCAAGAAAGCTTAAGCTTGACATCTCTAGGCAATTGAGAATGTTTGATGACTTAGCTAAGAATTTCTCCGATGTCACATCCAAACCCAATTACAAGTCTTCGTTGTTTGAATCGGAGGGTGCAGTGGATGAGGATGTTTTGAGGCAGTTTGAGAAGGAGGTGAAGGAAAAGGTGAAAATTGCAAGGTTGATGGTTGCTGAGTCAAAGGAAAGCTATGATAATCAGATCAAGATTCAGAAGCTCAAGGATACCATCTTTGCTGTGAATGAATTGTTGATCAAGGCCAGGAAGAATGGGGCTTTTGCTAGCTTAATTTCTGCCAAATCAATACCCAAGAGCTTGCATTGCTTGGCAATGAGGCTTGTGGAGGAGAGGATTTCACATCCAGAGAAATATAGGGAAGAGGAGCCTAAGCCGGAGTTTGAGGATCCAAGTCTCTATCACTATGCTATATTTTCAGATAATGTGATTGCAGTGTCTGTCGTGGTGAGGTCAGTGGTGAAGAATGCAGAGGAACCATGGAAACACGTTTTTCATGTTGTTACTGACAGAATGAATGTGGCAGCCATGAAGGTGTGGTTTAGGATGAGGCCTGTGGAGGGAGGTGCGCATATAGAGGTTAAGACAGTTGAGGATTTTAGTTTTTTGAATTCTTCATATGTGCCAGTTTTGAGGCAACTTGAGAACCTTAAACTGCAGAAGTTTTACTTTCAGAACCAGGCAGAGAATGCTACCAAGGATACAAGTAATATAAAATTCAGGAATCCCAAATACTTGTCTATGCTGAATCATCTAAGGTTTTATCTGCCAGAGATGTATCCAAAGTTGCACAAGATTTTGTTTTTGGATGATGATGTCGTGGTTCAAAAGGACTTGACAGGGTTGTGGAGGATTGATTTGGATGGAAAGGTAAACGGGGCTGTTGAGACTTGTTTCGGGTCATTTCATCGCTTCGCCCAGTATTTCAACTTCTCTCATCCTCTAATTAAGGAGCGGTTTAATCCAAAGGCCTGTGCTTGGGCTTATGGAATGAACATATTTGATCTTGATGCTTGGAGGCGTGAAAAATGCACCGAACAGTATCATTACTGGCAGAGCTTGGTATGCATCTGTGCTTCCTTTTCAATCCCTCTGTGTTTTGCTGTTAATGTAGCTACTGATTTACCATAAACTTTTGCCTTTAATGACTAAACAAAATTTATCCGCACAATAAATTGTTTATTTGAAAGTTGAGATGGAGATATAGGTTATATTAACTTTGTGCCCTTCATTTTATCAGAATGAGGATCGTAGTCTATGGAAATTAGGTACTCTTCCACCCGGCTTGATCGCCTTCTACTCAACAACAAAGTCATTGGACAAATCTTGGCATGTGCTTGGTCTTGGGTACAATCCAAGTATTAGCATGGATGAAATCAACAAAGCTGCAGTCATTCATTACAATGGAAACATGAAACCTTGGCTTGACATTGCCATGAATCAATACAAGAATCTCTGGACTAAATATGTGGACAATGACATGGAGTTCGTTCAGATGTGCAATTTTGGCCTTTAGATGAGTTTCACTCTTGCTGCTGTATTGGTAAGGCGCACGATGAAGGGTTGTAAGTGTCCATACTGGGTTACTCGTGTTCTTACAACATTTTGGATTTTTTGATTAGATGTAACAGTGAATCGTATTAAACCCAAAATGGTTAGCACACGCAGAAATGATTCTTTTTACTGAAAATTTTCTACTCCTGAATGCAATGACGAAAAATTTTGCTAGTCACGAACAAATGGTGACCCTTTTCATCACTGCTCTCATCTTGGGTTGTTTGTCCAAGTATGATTGAAACACCGAGTTCATTGAATTGCATTCTTAGTAACTAATCCATTGATTTAGACATTGCAAAACAGGTTCCAATCCTAAACAAAGATATTTCAGACTGTAACAGAATCTCTTGCAGCATAATTATTTTGGAGGATGACTGGGTTTTGAGTGGAATCGTGGTAGGTTGGACCATTTGTGATTCTAAAACACAAATCCAGCAATCTtgtaaaactttttcttttcctgaaTATCAAcatttgaaataataaatttaaatttaaatttaatatatgttatagACAGATTTTGAATAACAAAATTTATTTGCTAAGAACTTATTGCAGTCAATTTCAAATAGTACAAACTATTTTAAATTCTTACTCTGATGAAATGCTCTTTCTATGTATAAACCGAAAATATACATATTTATTAtgactaaaaaattataatttattaaatttaagtatcatattataaatctaattaaaaaacAAGAAAGGTGAATTacaaaatctaaaatatctATGAAGTTTTAGCTGTTATATAATGGTAAAAAGTCTAAAGTATCTCTAATATGAaggtattaattaataaatttttaaaaatttgaaaaaaattaattaataaattttttaaaattataaggattaagtagtaacatatttaataaaaaaattaacagaaaTATTAAATAGTAGATGTTTAAAACTTTAAAGATTTTCTAAtgcatttttcaaaatcaaataattaagtagtaatttgtttaaattaaatttattttattgagattaaaataataactacaccaatttaatttcaaactgtTTAATCTAATAGATGTCAAATTTatttgtatataaattttagCTTTTCATAGCATTACTtctcttaaaattatatattgtaAGGGGGATTATCATTTTGATATTTGCAATTAGATGATGTTTAGGGCAGTTTAACCCTCGTTTTGCACTTTTCTAgccaaatataatatttaatctctaaattcaataattatatcattaattttcttttcttttatccaAAGCAatgtatcaaaattttaaacctactataatttattaaaaaaaaattaatatataggtCTTACTCTTAAAATTGGATCAGTTGTCTGCATTAACGAATgatcattaataataatattatttgcaTATATTGtcctaataatataataataaaaaaacaacaAAAGATTTAACTTATAGAATTTACAGATTAAACTTCTCCTACCTCTAATTTTGTTGGAATAAATAGACTGACCTCactaaattcaaaataattaaatcaactCCAAGTGTAAAGAgtttttttagaattttaattgaACGGTTATGAAAATGATAAATGTGATacacataataaataaaatatatgtcaaatgatttaatatttattaatcgaTTATTCTTTATTAATGAGTGGCTTAACATATCTATCATATAAAGTCACCATTTAATTCAACAAAACATCTATACGAACACATTTTAATACAGTCAGAATTTAAATTGTACAAATCAAATAACTTAAaggataaatttaaattctataacatcaaaaaattatttaatcgtgtaaaatatttattttctttttaacgaATTGTATTATAACGTGACGTGAGCACGGACataaagtattttaataaaaaaataattggtaCAAAAATGACGCCACGTCAGCAAAGGAAGGTCGACCAAAGAGGAGGTGGCAAAAGACCAAAAATTGAATCGTTGCGGTTTggtaagaaaaaacaaaaaaggaaaGGTGATCAAGAAATTCCAGGAGAATGAGATTAGATCCGCGTAAAAGATTGTGTTACTGCGTTTAGTCTACGGTCAGCAAATTCCACCTCCACGCCCCGGCTCCACCATTATATAAATCTGCCAATCTTCAATCTTTGTTCATTATCATTTTCACCTAACATCCTACTCAGTTGGAAACCCAGATCTTTTATCATCTTGGGTCCTCTTCTTTTTATCAGGATTCCAATTCCCAGGTCTGCTTCCCCTCTTGATGCTTAGTGTAGTTGCTATTCTAAAGGGtgttgtttattttgtttattttctaaTTCCATCTTTGTTTTTTGGGAGATCTTCATACGAAAAGGGGAACTGGAATTTTgtgttttaattttgaattagcCAAGTCGAAAGTGATAATATGGGTTTTACTCTGGAATTATTTTTCTTGTCTGCCTTCCTATCTACTGGCTGATAGCTTGAGTGTTAAATCATGTTATGCTTTTTTATGTGCTTCGCTATCGGTCTTCGT
The Manihot esculenta cultivar AM560-2 chromosome 1, M.esculenta_v8, whole genome shotgun sequence genome window above contains:
- the LOC110630836 gene encoding probable galacturonosyltransferase 9 produces the protein MAVAVRGSRGGGSAGFNAGLRSLFSYRILVSAMFTLLFLATLSVLLTTHRPTSPYYSSLPSSGNAYVQRTFLALNSDPLKTRLDLIYKQASDHMTLVNAYAAYARKLKLDISRQLRMFDDLAKNFSDVTSKPNYKSSLFESEGAVDEDVLRQFEKEVKEKVKIARLMVAESKESYDNQIKIQKLKDTIFAVNELLIKARKNGAFASLISAKSIPKSLHCLAMRLVEERISHPEKYREEEPKPEFEDPSLYHYAIFSDNVIAVSVVVRSVVKNAEEPWKHVFHVVTDRMNVAAMKVWFRMRPVEGGAHIEVKTVEDFSFLNSSYVPVLRQLENLKLQKFYFQNQAENATKDTSNIKFRNPKYLSMLNHLRFYLPEMYPKLHKILFLDDDVVVQKDLTGLWRIDLDGKVNGAVETCFGSFHRFAQYFNFSHPLIKERFNPKACAWAYGMNIFDLDAWRREKCTEQYHYWQSLNEDRSLWKLGTLPPGLIAFYSTTKSLDKSWHVLGLGYNPSISMDEINKAAVIHYNGNMKPWLDIAMNQYKNLWTKYVDNDMEFVQMCNFGL